In Lautropia mirabilis, one DNA window encodes the following:
- a CDS encoding beta-ketoacyl-ACP synthase codes for MTSAPSSMHLYRPGVLSALGSGMEVTVERLLDPAPSSLTLSDQWVAGRTLPLGQVTALLRPFDAALPDEHRSRNNQLLWHAMAQVEPALSAACRCFGPDRIGVVLGTSTSGVDENLPAFRHMVDHGQWQEGAFSQAHQLLCSPVDFIQAQYGLSGIGYAISTACTSGARALASAARLLKLGLCDAVLCGGVDSLSLLTINGFASLEVVSARVAKPFAADRDGINIGEAAAVFLMTRVPMPGFPEGEPIGLLGYGASSDAWHMSSPRPDGEGALQAIQAALQGAGLSAGDLGWINLHGTGTAQNDAMESLAVVQTLGVDVPGTSTKPHTGHTLGAAGALEAAIVWGLVSRQLNPSGALPAQGNERDPSLAPLRLTRPGDRWPSGRRLGLSTSFAFGGNNMALIMGDTA; via the coding sequence ATGACCTCTGCACCGTCTTCCATGCACCTTTACCGTCCGGGCGTCCTCAGTGCGCTGGGAAGCGGCATGGAAGTCACCGTCGAACGGCTGCTGGATCCTGCGCCGTCCTCGCTGACGCTGTCCGATCAGTGGGTGGCGGGACGCACGCTGCCGCTCGGACAGGTCACCGCGCTGCTGCGGCCATTCGATGCCGCGTTGCCGGATGAGCACCGCAGCCGCAACAATCAGCTGCTATGGCACGCCATGGCGCAGGTGGAGCCAGCCTTGTCTGCTGCCTGCCGCTGCTTCGGGCCGGACCGGATCGGGGTGGTGCTGGGCACCTCCACGTCCGGGGTGGACGAGAACCTGCCTGCCTTTCGGCATATGGTCGATCACGGTCAGTGGCAGGAAGGCGCCTTCAGTCAGGCGCATCAGCTGCTGTGCTCGCCAGTGGACTTCATTCAGGCGCAGTATGGCCTCTCGGGCATCGGTTACGCCATTTCCACGGCCTGCACGTCCGGTGCGCGGGCCCTGGCCAGTGCAGCCAGACTTCTGAAGCTTGGGCTGTGTGATGCGGTGCTGTGTGGCGGCGTCGACAGTCTTTCGCTGCTCACCATCAACGGCTTCGCGTCGCTGGAGGTCGTGTCCGCGCGTGTGGCCAAGCCCTTTGCGGCGGACAGGGATGGCATCAACATCGGCGAGGCGGCAGCGGTCTTCCTGATGACTCGCGTGCCCATGCCCGGTTTCCCGGAAGGGGAGCCCATCGGCCTGTTGGGGTACGGCGCCAGCAGTGATGCCTGGCACATGTCGTCACCCCGTCCGGATGGAGAAGGGGCCCTGCAGGCCATTCAGGCCGCCCTGCAGGGGGCGGGGCTTTCTGCGGGGGATCTGGGCTGGATCAACCTGCATGGCACCGGTACGGCCCAGAATGACGCCATGGAGAGTCTGGCTGTTGTTCAGACCCTCGGTGTGGATGTGCCTGGCACCAGCACCAAGCCGCATACCGGCCATACGCTGGGGGCGGCAGGGGCTCTGGAGGCGGCCATTGTCTGGGGCCTTGTCAGTCGGCAGCTGAATCCCTCGGGGGCGTTGCCGGCTCAGGGGAATGAGCGGGATCCGTCGCTGGCGCCCTTGCGCCTGACACGGCCGGGAGACCGCTGGCCTTCGGGCCGGCGCCTGGGGCTCAGCACATCCTTTGCCTTTGGCGGAAACAACATGGCCCTGATCATGGGAGACACGGCATGA
- a CDS encoding pirin family protein produces MKKPVVGVTRPLTAEGIGNLWQARQFFTYSGLGRQANPAIHATLIEPQHVAAADDPASPRSTGVQPQAGFESVTLLLEGDLEVRTSLPEGQPPVVLGAGDVLWNGVGHGVLTETLAGPQLTQKGGTVSAVTLWVNLPAAYKLSAPHQQYLPAAQIPSFVLPESAGTLRVIAGQWHNDLGPAETVGPLQLWDVHVKAGHTVTLPLPHKWYAQLLMLTGKITIDFWPDEIGSPQLVLLDAYGDGTTFTVKEDTHLILLCCEPLDEPIVGRGDLVFGDEPHLQNAEARLKDGGFGKL; encoded by the coding sequence ATGAAAAAACCCGTCGTCGGCGTAACGCGCCCCCTGACTGCCGAGGGTATCGGCAACCTCTGGCAGGCACGCCAGTTCTTCACCTACTCGGGTCTGGGTCGCCAGGCCAATCCGGCCATTCACGCCACGCTGATCGAACCGCAACACGTGGCGGCGGCCGACGATCCTGCCAGCCCCCGCAGCACGGGCGTCCAGCCGCAGGCCGGCTTCGAGTCCGTGACCCTGCTGCTGGAAGGCGACCTGGAAGTACGCACCTCGCTACCGGAAGGCCAGCCGCCCGTCGTGCTGGGCGCAGGTGATGTGCTCTGGAACGGCGTGGGGCACGGCGTGCTCACCGAGACGCTGGCGGGTCCGCAACTGACGCAGAAAGGCGGTACCGTATCGGCCGTCACGCTGTGGGTGAACCTGCCGGCCGCCTACAAGCTCTCCGCTCCGCACCAACAGTACCTGCCAGCGGCGCAGATCCCTTCCTTCGTGCTGCCCGAGAGCGCCGGCACGCTGCGAGTGATCGCCGGCCAGTGGCACAACGACCTGGGTCCGGCCGAGACCGTGGGGCCGTTGCAGCTCTGGGACGTGCACGTGAAGGCCGGTCACACGGTGACGCTGCCGCTGCCGCACAAGTGGTACGCACAGCTGCTGATGCTCACCGGCAAGATCACCATCGACTTCTGGCCCGACGAGATCGGTTCGCCGCAGCTGGTGCTGCTGGACGCCTACGGCGACGGCACCACCTTCACGGTGAAGGAAGACACCCACCTCATCCTGCTGTGCTGCGAACCGCTGGACGAGCCCATCGTGGGCCGTGGCGACCTGGTGTTTGGCGACGAGCCCCACCTGCAGAATGCCGAGGCACGACTGAAAGACGGTGGTTTCGGCAAGCTCTGA
- a CDS encoding ApeP family dehydratase, which translates to MSGRLTCPIVDVAPLLPHSGNMVLLDEILDYDEESLQGRATIREDHVFLRPEGVVPAWMAMEILAQGIAAFDGCHAAQAGRGPQLGFLLGSRKFSLYVDSLPVGADLQVNVRISTSSGQGFGVFDGELHWMNAPEDIQASLPQGSLVAAGALNVYQPGEAGGLAGLVGIQGS; encoded by the coding sequence GTGAGCGGCAGGTTGACGTGTCCGATTGTCGATGTGGCGCCTCTGCTGCCGCACTCCGGCAACATGGTGTTGCTCGACGAGATTCTTGACTATGATGAGGAGAGCCTGCAGGGGCGGGCCACCATCAGGGAAGATCACGTATTCCTGCGGCCGGAAGGCGTGGTGCCCGCGTGGATGGCCATGGAGATCCTGGCGCAGGGCATTGCTGCCTTCGATGGCTGTCATGCGGCTCAGGCCGGCCGGGGGCCGCAGCTGGGCTTCCTGCTGGGATCACGCAAGTTCTCGCTGTACGTGGACAGCCTGCCGGTCGGCGCCGACCTGCAGGTGAATGTGCGCATTTCGACCAGTAGCGGACAGGGGTTCGGGGTGTTCGACGGTGAGCTTCACTGGATGAACGCGCCGGAGGATATCCAGGCTTCCTTGCCCCAGGGCTCATTGGTGGCGGCAGGGGCGCTGAACGTCTATCAACCGGGGGAGGCTGGTGGCCTGGCCGGATTGGTGGGAATCCAGGGGAGCTGA
- a CDS encoding 4'-phosphopantetheinyl transferase family protein, producing MADVSCQHHYLSTALDAADRERCRRNPRLHERADWRTSRFLKQQAAAELASGTRWSMSHSAGHAALAIGWEVDALGVDLEHARPRPFADLLPAFARPEEEAWWQQSPDPCQAFYRLWTLKEALFKAQSADAEPKGLMALGLRRPVATGQAWRLQGPDERDWRGISAMLSPDRMLACVWVSSVERAPFPTDSVLDETSHTSPTVGTTLRWVRHGNWPPEASGVMHFSSHPDA from the coding sequence TTGGCCGATGTCAGCTGCCAGCATCACTACCTGAGCACGGCCCTGGATGCCGCTGATCGCGAACGCTGCAGGCGCAACCCTCGCCTGCATGAGCGGGCCGACTGGCGCACCAGCCGTTTCCTGAAGCAGCAGGCAGCTGCCGAGCTGGCATCGGGAACCCGATGGTCAATGAGCCACAGTGCCGGACACGCCGCACTGGCCATAGGATGGGAAGTGGATGCGCTGGGCGTGGACCTGGAACATGCGCGGCCGCGTCCTTTTGCGGATCTGCTACCTGCCTTTGCCCGCCCCGAGGAAGAGGCGTGGTGGCAACAGAGCCCTGATCCTTGCCAGGCCTTCTACCGGCTCTGGACGCTGAAAGAAGCGCTTTTCAAGGCACAGTCTGCAGATGCCGAACCCAAGGGGCTGATGGCGCTCGGCCTTCGTCGCCCCGTTGCAACAGGACAGGCGTGGCGTCTTCAGGGCCCGGATGAGCGGGACTGGCGGGGCATCAGCGCCATGCTGTCCCCCGACCGGATGCTGGCCTGCGTCTGGGTTTCATCCGTCGAGCGTGCGCCATTCCCCACGGACAGCGTGCTGGATGAGACCTCGCACACCTCACCGACCGTGGGCACAACGCTGCGCTGGGTGCGCCATGGAAACTGGCCCCCGGAAGCTTCAGGCGTCATGCACTTCAGCAGCCACCCTGACGCATGA
- a CDS encoding GNAT family N-acetyltransferase — protein sequence MPSSFIIRPARPDDLPAILAIFNDLIATSTAVYTETPVDLAERMAWFRARQEGGFPVLVAEETGTPDDRADDAAQAVADQGPEAASMAGGPQGANAGSRVLGYATFGPFRGSWPGYRHTVEHSVHVRQDQRGRGLGTALIQALFPLAQAQGVHVMVGAIDASNTGSLRLHARLGFVQTGLMPQVGRKFGRWLDLALVQRTFPERAEDDATDPGRE from the coding sequence ATGCCTTCCTCATTCATCATCCGCCCGGCGCGTCCTGATGATCTGCCGGCCATTCTGGCTATCTTCAACGATCTGATTGCCACGTCCACGGCGGTCTATACCGAGACGCCGGTTGATCTGGCCGAGCGCATGGCCTGGTTCCGGGCGCGTCAGGAAGGTGGCTTTCCGGTGCTGGTGGCAGAAGAGACGGGGACGCCCGACGATCGTGCCGACGACGCTGCGCAGGCCGTAGCCGATCAGGGGCCAGAGGCTGCATCCATGGCTGGCGGCCCGCAGGGGGCGAACGCTGGTTCCCGCGTACTGGGCTATGCCACCTTCGGTCCTTTCCGTGGGTCCTGGCCGGGCTATCGGCACACGGTGGAGCACAGTGTGCATGTCCGACAGGATCAGCGAGGGCGCGGGCTGGGCACGGCGCTCATTCAGGCGCTCTTTCCGCTGGCGCAGGCGCAGGGCGTTCATGTGATGGTTGGCGCCATTGATGCCAGCAACACCGGCTCGCTGCGGCTGCACGCGCGATTGGGCTTCGTCCAGACCGGGCTCATGCCGCAGGTGGGGCGCAAGTTTGGCCGCTGGCTGGATCTGGCATTGGTGCAGCGGACTTTCCCTGAACGCGCAGAAGACGATGCCACGGACCCGGGCCGGGAATGA
- a CDS encoding NAD(P)/FAD-dependent oxidoreductase: MNDVADFDVAIIGAGPSGSVSAALLHQQGFRVCVIERTHFPRFVIGESLLPYSMDILEEADLVRVVQAQQGFQYKNGAAFTWGERYTWFDFTDKFSKGPGTTFQVQRAVFDKILIDEVERRGVTVRYGQNVTGYEEVEGASGEHLARLRIEAPEGAYTLQARFVLDASGYGRVLPRLLGLERPSVLSPRKAIFTHIDDRIVGDDFDRNKILISTHPAERGVWSWLIPFGNGRSSIGFIGEPEWINQRAAGLKAADEGALNEALLRGVVAEIPRLSRILRNAVWDNGVPFSSISNYSANVTTLVGRNFALLGNAAEFLDPVFSSGVTVALQSARLASRVLGRQLRGEAVEWERDFVAPLKVGVEAFRTYVMGWYDGSFQDVVYCRPEQVNPEIRAMISSVLAGYAWDEANPFVARSAQRLKALAEICGPASRE; this comes from the coding sequence ATGAACGACGTTGCGGATTTCGATGTGGCCATTATTGGTGCGGGGCCTTCAGGGTCCGTGTCGGCGGCCTTGTTGCATCAGCAGGGTTTCCGGGTCTGCGTGATCGAGCGCACGCATTTCCCCCGTTTCGTCATCGGTGAAAGCCTGCTGCCCTACAGCATGGACATCCTGGAAGAGGCCGATCTGGTTCGGGTCGTTCAGGCGCAGCAGGGGTTCCAGTACAAGAACGGCGCGGCCTTCACGTGGGGCGAGCGCTACACCTGGTTCGACTTCACCGACAAGTTCAGCAAGGGCCCCGGCACCACCTTCCAGGTGCAGCGTGCCGTGTTCGACAAGATCCTGATTGACGAGGTCGAGCGTCGTGGCGTGACTGTCCGCTACGGACAGAACGTGACCGGCTACGAGGAAGTCGAGGGCGCATCAGGAGAGCACCTTGCCCGTCTCAGGATCGAGGCGCCCGAAGGGGCATACACCCTGCAGGCCCGCTTCGTGCTGGATGCCAGCGGTTACGGCCGTGTGCTGCCCCGTCTGCTGGGACTGGAGAGGCCCTCCGTGTTGTCGCCGCGCAAGGCCATCTTCACGCATATCGATGACCGCATCGTGGGCGACGACTTTGACCGCAACAAGATCCTGATCAGCACCCACCCGGCCGAGCGCGGTGTCTGGAGCTGGCTGATTCCGTTCGGCAACGGCCGTTCCTCCATCGGCTTCATCGGAGAGCCGGAATGGATCAACCAGCGTGCTGCCGGCCTGAAGGCCGCGGATGAAGGTGCCCTCAATGAAGCGCTGCTTCGGGGCGTGGTTGCCGAGATTCCCCGGCTGTCACGCATTCTCCGGAATGCCGTCTGGGACAACGGTGTCCCGTTCAGCTCGATCTCGAATTACTCGGCCAACGTCACGACGCTGGTGGGACGCAACTTTGCACTGCTGGGCAATGCGGCGGAGTTCCTCGATCCCGTGTTCTCTTCGGGCGTCACGGTGGCACTGCAATCGGCGCGTCTGGCCAGCCGCGTGCTGGGACGGCAGCTGCGTGGCGAGGCCGTTGAATGGGAGCGGGACTTTGTCGCCCCCCTGAAGGTCGGTGTGGAAGCCTTCCGCACCTATGTGATGGGGTGGTACGACGGCAGCTTCCAGGATGTCGTGTATTGCCGCCCTGAACAGGTCAATCCGGAGATCCGGGCGATGATCAGCTCGGTGCTGGCCGGCTATGCCTGGGATGAGGCCAATCCCTTCGTGGCGCGTTCGGCCCAGCGGCTGAAGGCCCTGGCCGAGATCTGCGGGCCGGCCAGTCGTGAATGA
- a CDS encoding aldose 1-epimerase family protein, with protein MRTSAIALGIAAALASGSASAWETTLLDTNTPAREQTITSKQLGIKAASPFSIKVQLLHGGRQEGVMLVTIDTGAMKITVVPNRGMNVAQAVSGKVRLGWKSPVHEIVNPAFLDQGARNGIGWLEGFNDLLTRCGYEWVGHAGADEDGTMLTLHGLAANIPASNVILSVDEKPPYTIRLKGLLREQAFKKVDFTIATELNTVPGAKSFTINDRLTNNGDYPKEYQALYHSNFGPPLMEKDAKFAAPVREVSPFNDYAGKLLSTWQTYQDRTKDFDEVVYNVFPYGDENGNTLTMVHNAAGTLGASIAYNVNALPAFSLWKNMDTDAQGYVTGMEPGTSFSYNRKYQRDLKLVPTIGPKEHRDFILTYSLLDGKDKVDAALKRIDNIQNGRKTTVRETPLVTSGAQVIGR; from the coding sequence ATGAGGACTTCCGCAATCGCCCTGGGGATAGCCGCCGCCCTGGCTTCCGGCTCTGCCAGCGCATGGGAAACCACGCTGCTGGATACCAACACGCCTGCCAGGGAGCAGACGATCACCAGCAAGCAGCTGGGCATCAAGGCCGCTTCACCCTTTTCCATCAAGGTGCAGCTGCTGCACGGCGGACGCCAGGAAGGCGTCATGCTGGTGACCATCGACACCGGCGCCATGAAGATCACCGTCGTCCCCAACCGGGGCATGAACGTGGCGCAGGCCGTCTCGGGCAAGGTGCGTCTGGGCTGGAAGTCTCCGGTCCACGAGATCGTCAACCCGGCCTTCCTGGATCAGGGGGCCCGCAACGGCATCGGCTGGCTGGAGGGCTTCAACGACCTGCTGACCCGCTGCGGCTATGAATGGGTAGGCCATGCCGGTGCCGACGAGGACGGCACGATGCTGACGCTGCACGGTCTGGCAGCCAACATCCCGGCCTCCAACGTCATCCTGAGCGTCGATGAGAAGCCGCCCTACACCATCCGCCTGAAGGGTCTGCTGCGCGAGCAGGCCTTCAAGAAGGTGGACTTCACCATCGCCACCGAGCTGAACACGGTGCCGGGCGCCAAGAGCTTCACCATCAACGACCGGCTGACCAACAACGGTGACTATCCGAAGGAATACCAGGCGCTCTATCACAGCAACTTCGGTCCCCCGCTGATGGAGAAGGACGCGAAGTTCGCCGCGCCGGTGCGTGAAGTCTCGCCCTTCAACGACTATGCCGGCAAGCTGCTGTCCACCTGGCAGACGTACCAGGACCGCACCAAGGACTTCGACGAGGTGGTCTACAACGTCTTCCCGTATGGCGACGAGAACGGCAACACCCTGACCATGGTGCATAACGCCGCCGGCACGCTGGGTGCGTCCATTGCCTACAACGTGAATGCGCTGCCCGCCTTCTCGCTGTGGAAGAACATGGACACCGATGCCCAGGGCTACGTGACGGGCATGGAACCGGGAACCAGCTTCTCGTACAACCGCAAGTACCAGCGTGACCTGAAGCTGGTGCCCACCATCGGCCCGAAGGAGCACCGCGACTTCATCCTCACCTACTCGCTGCTGGACGGCAAGGACAAGGTGGATGCAGCGCTCAAGCGCATCGACAACATCCAGAACGGCCGCAAGACCACCGTGCGCGAAACACCGCTGGTGACCTCCGGCGCGCAGGTGATCGGTCGCTGA
- the fabG gene encoding 3-oxoacyl-ACP reductase FabG has translation MTVADSSTMPAQGSGGTVLVTGSSRGIGRAIALAAAAAGWDVVVHGRSRQSEAESTAAQIRSMGRQARVLMFDVANRAEARQALEADMQDHGAYYGVVLNAGLTRDNAFPALSDDDWDQVLRTNLDGFYNVLHPVMMPMIRRRAPGRIVCVASVSGLVGNRGQVNYSASKAGLIGAAKALAIELARRRITVNCVAPGLIETEMIDERVPVDEILKAIPMQRMGQADEVAHAVAFLLSERAAYITRQVLAVNGGLC, from the coding sequence ATGACCGTTGCAGATTCATCAACCATGCCGGCGCAGGGTTCCGGCGGGACCGTGCTGGTCACCGGGTCCTCCCGCGGCATCGGTCGGGCCATTGCGCTGGCTGCCGCAGCCGCGGGCTGGGATGTCGTCGTGCATGGACGCAGTCGCCAGAGCGAGGCCGAGTCCACCGCGGCCCAGATCCGCAGCATGGGGCGGCAGGCACGCGTCCTGATGTTCGATGTGGCCAACCGGGCCGAGGCTCGGCAAGCTCTCGAAGCCGACATGCAGGATCATGGTGCCTACTATGGTGTGGTGCTCAACGCAGGCCTGACCCGCGACAACGCATTCCCGGCCCTGTCCGACGATGACTGGGATCAGGTGCTGCGTACCAATCTGGACGGGTTCTACAACGTGCTGCACCCGGTGATGATGCCGATGATCCGTCGGCGTGCCCCGGGCCGCATCGTCTGCGTGGCATCGGTGTCCGGGCTGGTCGGAAATCGGGGGCAGGTCAATTACAGCGCCTCCAAGGCAGGGCTGATCGGGGCCGCCAAGGCGCTGGCCATCGAGCTGGCCCGTCGCCGGATCACCGTCAACTGCGTGGCGCCCGGCCTGATCGAGACCGAGATGATCGATGAGCGGGTGCCGGTGGACGAGATCCTGAAGGCAATTCCAATGCAGCGCATGGGGCAGGCCGATGAGGTCGCCCATGCCGTCGCTTTCCTGCTGTCCGAACGGGCAGCCTACATCACGCGCCAGGTGCTGGCTGTCAACGGGGGACTGTGTTGA
- a CDS encoding beta-ketoacyl-ACP synthase codes for MKRVVVTGVGGISPLGRDWPTIQARLASYRNAVRYMPEWDRYPDLNTRLGAPVTDFETPAHWTRKQLRSLGRVSRLCVAAAEDALSDAGLLDDPSIRDGRMGVACGSSTGSTADVSDMAKLLIDGVSPGFNANTYVRMMPHTTAANIAIFFGLTGRVIPTSCACASGSQGIGYAYESIKYGMIDMMLAGGGEELCPSEAYVFDSLYATSLKNDRPEASPSPYDSGRDGLVIGEGAGILVLESLEHARARGARIYAEVAGYASNCDGSHVTRPEQATMHACMQAALRDAGIAPSAVGYVNGHGTATEHGDIAETLATEALFGDAMPLSSLKSYMGHTLGACGALESWFSIEMMRQQWFAPTLNLVDVDPRCGQLDYIRGEARHIDTEYVVNNNFAFGGLNTSLVFRRLD; via the coding sequence TTGAAAAGGGTTGTCGTTACCGGGGTCGGGGGCATCAGCCCGCTTGGCCGGGATTGGCCGACCATTCAGGCTCGGCTGGCGAGTTACCGCAACGCAGTGCGCTACATGCCGGAATGGGATCGCTATCCGGATCTGAATACCCGTCTGGGGGCGCCAGTCACGGATTTCGAGACGCCGGCTCACTGGACCCGCAAACAGCTGCGCAGCCTGGGAAGGGTATCCCGGCTGTGTGTGGCTGCTGCTGAGGATGCACTGTCCGACGCCGGGCTTCTGGATGATCCGTCCATACGCGATGGTCGCATGGGGGTGGCGTGCGGTTCATCCACCGGCAGCACGGCCGATGTCAGTGACATGGCCAAGCTGCTCATCGATGGGGTGTCTCCCGGCTTCAATGCCAACACCTATGTGCGGATGATGCCCCACACCACGGCAGCCAACATTGCCATCTTCTTTGGCCTGACCGGACGGGTGATCCCCACGTCCTGCGCGTGCGCCTCGGGGAGTCAGGGGATCGGTTATGCCTATGAGTCCATCAAGTACGGCATGATCGACATGATGCTGGCGGGGGGCGGCGAGGAGCTTTGCCCGTCGGAGGCCTACGTCTTTGACTCCCTGTATGCCACCAGTCTGAAGAACGATCGGCCCGAGGCATCGCCGTCACCCTACGACAGCGGGCGTGATGGCCTGGTCATCGGAGAAGGGGCGGGGATTCTGGTGCTGGAGTCGCTGGAGCATGCACGTGCGCGGGGTGCGCGGATCTATGCCGAGGTGGCCGGTTATGCCAGCAACTGCGATGGTTCGCACGTCACGCGTCCGGAGCAGGCCACGATGCATGCGTGCATGCAGGCTGCGCTGCGCGATGCGGGCATTGCGCCTTCAGCGGTGGGATACGTCAATGGGCATGGCACGGCCACGGAGCATGGCGACATTGCCGAGACGCTTGCCACGGAAGCGCTGTTCGGCGATGCCATGCCGCTCAGCTCGCTCAAGAGTTACATGGGCCATACGCTCGGCGCCTGTGGTGCGTTGGAGAGCTGGTTTTCGATCGAGATGATGCGCCAGCAGTGGTTTGCGCCCACGTTGAATCTGGTGGATGTCGATCCACGTTGCGGCCAGCTGGACTATATCCGGGGTGAGGCGCGCCACATCGATACCGAGTATGTGGTCAACAACAACTTCGCATTCGGTGGACTCAACACGTCGCTGGTCTTTCGCCGGTTGGACTGA
- a CDS encoding alpha/beta fold hydrolase, with translation MTETSHHGTPFGNIRLRYWPAAGASGEAGSRGRNQAEDKAEAWPTVVLVHGMFGDVDVWSATALNLSRAGLSVLAADLPGHGESTAEVDSAEQAAQAIGAALDAWEDAATQAEVTQDGQRLLLVGHSFGALVASTLAASLEKMGRLAGLVLLSPSGLGEEVNRDFLLSVIEAADDGALARALEVLTVKHYRSSAAYVRAMRARLLAAQAQLYRLVDDVVDITGRQSRSIVETLASLSAPVTLVHGREDAVIPWQHALNAPPATALHLLPGIGHMPHWEAAALTTNIIIRAAAEAEGLRLAG, from the coding sequence ATGACTGAGACATCGCATCACGGCACACCGTTCGGCAACATCCGGCTCCGTTACTGGCCGGCAGCCGGGGCCTCAGGCGAGGCTGGGAGCAGGGGCAGGAACCAGGCCGAAGACAAGGCGGAAGCGTGGCCCACGGTCGTGCTGGTGCACGGCATGTTCGGTGATGTCGATGTCTGGTCGGCCACCGCATTGAATCTGTCCCGTGCCGGGCTATCGGTGCTGGCTGCTGACCTGCCGGGGCATGGGGAGAGCACGGCCGAGGTGGATTCCGCCGAACAGGCGGCCCAGGCCATTGGAGCGGCGCTTGATGCCTGGGAGGATGCCGCAACACAGGCCGAGGTGACGCAGGATGGACAGCGCCTGCTGCTGGTGGGCCACTCCTTCGGGGCGCTGGTGGCCTCGACGCTGGCGGCATCGCTGGAAAAGATGGGCCGGCTGGCCGGGCTGGTTCTGCTCTCGCCCAGCGGGCTGGGCGAGGAGGTCAACCGCGATTTCCTGCTGTCGGTCATCGAGGCGGCGGATGACGGCGCGTTGGCCCGTGCGCTGGAAGTGCTCACCGTGAAGCACTATCGCAGCTCGGCGGCCTATGTGCGGGCCATGCGAGCGCGCCTGCTGGCGGCGCAGGCCCAGCTCTATCGGCTGGTGGATGACGTGGTGGACATCACGGGCCGCCAGAGCCGCTCCATCGTCGAGACGCTGGCCAGCCTGAGCGCACCCGTCACGCTGGTGCATGGCCGCGAGGATGCCGTCATTCCCTGGCAGCATGCGCTCAATGCGCCGCCGGCCACCGCCCTGCACCTGCTGCCCGGCATTGGCCACATGCCGCATTGGGAGGCAGCCGCGCTGACCACGAACATCATCATCCGCGCGGCTGCTGAAGCGGAAGGACTGCGCTTGGCCGGGTGA